The Cylindrospermopsis curvispora GIHE-G1 genome contains a region encoding:
- a CDS encoding tetratricopeptide repeat protein, with translation MPKYLGLISVLVVCGLWSLPDPVQAQALLPYTIQLNRANLEKQGLRLAQEAAQLARFEQFELAIPRAKLAVQLAPKNDKVWFLLSQLHVQRKDFPEAIASLTQAQKLNPNNPDILFALGSANFQQKNYQLSVRYYQLGLKVRPNDPEGLFNLGNTYYMLGRLPEAIAQLNQAANQDKKFWPAINNIGLIKYEQGDVKGAIREWEKAIAIDQRAAEALLALAVALYTQGESQQGLTKGEQALKIDQRYGDLEFLKENLWGTKLLLDAKKFLELPQIRSALEPKEETPSPIDNQ, from the coding sequence GTGCCGAAATACCTTGGTTTAATCTCTGTTTTAGTTGTCTGTGGTTTATGGAGTCTACCCGATCCTGTTCAAGCACAGGCACTTCTCCCGTATACTATACAACTCAATAGGGCAAATTTAGAAAAGCAAGGGTTAAGACTAGCCCAGGAAGCAGCCCAACTGGCTCGATTTGAGCAGTTTGAGCTGGCCATACCCAGAGCCAAATTGGCCGTGCAATTGGCACCAAAAAATGATAAAGTATGGTTTTTGTTAAGTCAGTTACATGTACAAAGAAAGGATTTCCCAGAAGCGATCGCCTCTTTGACACAAGCCCAAAAACTCAACCCCAATAATCCCGATATTTTATTTGCCCTGGGATCAGCTAATTTCCAACAGAAAAATTATCAACTTTCAGTAAGATACTATCAATTAGGGTTAAAAGTAAGACCAAATGATCCGGAAGGATTATTTAATTTAGGTAATACCTATTACATGTTGGGTAGATTACCAGAAGCGATCGCCCAACTTAACCAAGCTGCTAATCAAGACAAGAAATTCTGGCCAGCAATTAATAACATTGGTCTAATTAAATACGAACAGGGAGACGTGAAGGGTGCCATTAGAGAATGGGAAAAAGCAATTGCCATAGACCAGAGAGCAGCGGAAGCTCTCTTAGCATTAGCAGTAGCTCTTTACACCCAGGGTGAAAGTCAACAGGGCTTAACCAAGGGAGAACAGGCCCTAAAAATAGATCAAAGGTATGGAGATCTTGAGTTTCTCAAAGAAAATCTTTGGGGAACAAAGTTACTATTAGATGCTAAAAAGTTTTTAGAACTACCTCAGATTAGATCAGCTCTAGAACCGAAAGAAGAGACACCCAGCCCAATAGACAATCAGTAG
- a CDS encoding efflux RND transporter periplasmic adaptor subunit, whose translation MVSISKHVEIPLIGKKGHYSWRWIIGIMASGVLILGVTTIIKVGNSENRKPDISKLTVPVEAKDLTVRITASGKVQPIQSVNVSPKNAGLLAELNVEQGQKVDQGQIIARMDDSEIRMGILQFQANLEQAKAQLADAQAGSRVEDIAQAKARVNQAKAQLEIIRSGSRSQEIEQAKASVEGARSQLELTQARLNRYQNLAKEGAISQDTLDQYITENKRAKSSLQEAEKRLSLQEAGNRQQEIRKQQAVVTQEIEGLRKLENGSRPQEIVRLTAVVEAARAQLKRQQVQLEDTIIRAPFAGIITQKYANIGAFVTPTTSASSSTSATSSSIVALARGLEVLSLVPEADIARIKQGQQVEIISDAYPEQVFTGRVRLIAPEAVIEQGVTSFQVRIFIVNGGDKLRSGLNVDVTFLGDRLEDAITIPTVAILTEDGKTGVLVPDSDNKPKFREITMGAQIKNETQVLTGIQTGDLIFINPPKDYKSKKPN comes from the coding sequence ATGGTTAGCATAAGTAAACACGTTGAGATTCCTCTAATAGGTAAAAAAGGTCATTATTCCTGGCGGTGGATAATAGGGATCATGGCATCTGGGGTGTTAATATTGGGAGTAACAACCATCATAAAAGTTGGCAATTCTGAAAATCGTAAACCAGATATTAGCAAACTAACCGTTCCGGTAGAAGCCAAAGATCTCACCGTGAGAATTACAGCTAGTGGTAAGGTACAACCAATACAAAGTGTCAATGTGAGTCCTAAGAATGCTGGTTTATTGGCAGAATTAAACGTGGAGCAGGGACAAAAAGTGGACCAAGGACAAATAATAGCCCGCATGGATGATTCAGAGATCAGAATGGGAATTTTGCAGTTTCAGGCCAATTTAGAACAAGCAAAAGCCCAGTTAGCAGATGCTCAAGCAGGTAGTCGGGTTGAAGATATAGCCCAAGCCAAGGCCAGAGTAAACCAGGCAAAAGCCCAATTAGAAATCATTCGTTCAGGTAGTCGTTCCCAAGAGATTGAACAGGCAAAAGCGAGTGTAGAAGGTGCCAGATCCCAGTTAGAACTAACCCAAGCAAGACTCAACCGATATCAAAATCTGGCCAAGGAGGGGGCAATTTCCCAGGACACCTTAGACCAGTACATCACAGAAAATAAAAGGGCAAAATCCAGCTTACAGGAAGCGGAGAAACGATTGTCCTTACAAGAAGCTGGTAATCGTCAGCAGGAGATTAGAAAACAGCAAGCAGTGGTTACCCAAGAAATAGAAGGACTGCGCAAATTAGAAAATGGCAGTCGTCCCCAGGAAATAGTCAGACTCACAGCAGTGGTGGAAGCAGCAAGAGCCCAGTTAAAACGACAACAAGTTCAATTGGAAGATACCATTATTCGCGCTCCCTTTGCGGGAATCATCACTCAAAAATACGCCAATATTGGTGCTTTTGTTACCCCCACCACTTCCGCTTCCAGTAGTACCTCAGCCACTTCTAGCTCAATTGTGGCCTTAGCAAGAGGTTTAGAAGTGTTATCTTTAGTCCCGGAAGCGGACATTGCCAGGATAAAACAGGGACAGCAAGTAGAAATCATCAGTGATGCTTATCCAGAGCAAGTATTTACAGGACGTGTTCGTTTAATAGCACCCGAAGCAGTAATAGAGCAAGGTGTTACCTCCTTCCAGGTGAGGATTTTCATCGTCAATGGTGGAGATAAGTTACGCTCAGGTTTAAATGTGGATGTGACCTTTTTAGGCGATCGCTTGGAAGATGCTATAACCATTCCCACAGTTGCCATTCTCACAGAAGATGGTAAAACCGGGGTGTTAGTACCGGATAGTGATAACAAACCAAAGTTTAGGGAAATTACCATGGGAGCGCAAATCAAAAACGAAACTCAGGTTTTAACAGGAATACAAACGGGAGATTTGATATTTATTAATCCCCCCAAAGACTACAAAAGCAAAAAACCAAACTAA
- a CDS encoding ABC transporter permease, with translation MNFVETLQMAGKTLLANKLRTALTMLGIIIGNSSVILMVGLGEGGQRYVAQQLNSLGPNVLFVIPGNEETQRVSRDVIKTLVYADAEAIETQVPTIKATAAELNSRQVVTYKNKNTNINIIGTTPNFLKVRNFEVATGRFFNDLDMERSNQVVVIGSKLKQKMFGNQNPISQRIKIKNTSFQIIGVLTEKGSNLGVDYDSSALIPIMTSANRIVGKTSPYGLEVTYITASAQDADSVDAAKFQITNLLRRRHKLVGENDFTIRTQKDALQIVGQISNALSLMLVGIAGISLFVGGIGIMNIMLVSVTERTQEIGLRKAIGATQQDILLQFIIEAIIVSVIGGLAGTGIGIGGLSLVSSLGIIDATTSLSSILITVGISGAIGLFFGVFPARRAAQLDPIVALRSA, from the coding sequence ATGAACTTTGTAGAAACCTTACAAATGGCTGGTAAAACCCTACTGGCAAATAAACTCAGAACCGCCTTAACCATGCTAGGGATTATTATTGGTAATAGCTCGGTTATTTTAATGGTTGGTCTAGGAGAAGGGGGACAAAGATATGTAGCTCAACAGTTAAATTCCCTAGGTCCCAATGTGTTGTTTGTAATTCCGGGGAACGAAGAAACTCAAAGGGTTTCTCGGGATGTAATCAAGACTTTAGTATATGCAGATGCTGAAGCTATTGAAACTCAAGTTCCTACTATTAAGGCAACTGCAGCAGAACTAAACAGTAGGCAAGTGGTGACCTATAAAAACAAAAATACTAATATCAACATCATTGGTACGACACCCAATTTCTTGAAAGTGCGCAACTTTGAAGTAGCTACAGGTAGATTCTTCAATGATTTGGATATGGAACGGAGTAACCAGGTAGTAGTTATTGGTAGTAAGTTAAAACAAAAGATGTTTGGGAATCAAAATCCCATTAGTCAGCGGATTAAAATAAAAAACACCAGTTTTCAAATAATTGGTGTGTTAACAGAAAAGGGATCTAATTTAGGTGTTGACTATGATTCATCTGCGCTAATTCCCATCATGACCTCAGCAAATCGCATAGTTGGGAAAACATCTCCCTATGGATTAGAGGTCACCTATATAACTGCTTCTGCTCAAGATGCTGATAGCGTAGATGCGGCAAAATTCCAAATTACTAATTTACTCAGACGACGCCATAAACTGGTGGGAGAAAATGACTTTACTATTCGTACCCAAAAGGATGCTTTACAAATAGTGGGTCAAATTTCCAATGCTCTGAGTTTGATGTTGGTGGGAATTGCTGGCATTTCTCTGTTTGTTGGTGGTATTGGAATCATGAATATCATGTTGGTTTCGGTAACTGAACGAACCCAAGAAATTGGTTTGAGAAAGGCTATAGGTGCTACCCAACAAGACATTTTACTTCAGTTTATTATTGAAGCCATTATTGTTTCCGTAATTGGTGGATTAGCTGGTACTGGTATAGGAATTGGTGGACTAAGTTTAGTGTCTTCCCTAGGGATAATAGATGCTACTACTTCCCTTAGTTCCATTCTCATAACCGTAGGTATTTCTGGCGCAATCGGTCTATTTTTCGGCGTTTTCCCTGCTCGTCGTGCTGCTCAACTAGATCCTATCGTGGCTTTAAGAAGTGCTTAG
- a CDS encoding ABC transporter ATP-binding protein: MSTTLMISDLVNESLDGNSCSQPEIIRLENIFKVYGTGETEVRALNNINLVINQGEYCAIMGPSGSGKSTAMNIIGCLDRPSGGNYYLDDVNVADMNDQQLAQIRNLKLGFVFQQFHLLTQLTALENVMLPMVYAGVKPAERKARAIEALIKVGLEKRLHNKPNQLSGGQQQRVAIARAIVNAPVVLLADEPTGALDSRTTQEVLDIFSELNSTGITVIMVTHETEVASQTKRIVWFRDGEVVHSHLTPEELHHLVSG; the protein is encoded by the coding sequence ATGTCTACAACCTTGATGATTAGTGACTTGGTAAATGAATCTCTGGATGGTAATTCTTGCTCTCAACCAGAGATTATCCGCTTGGAGAATATATTTAAAGTCTATGGAACCGGGGAAACAGAAGTGAGGGCCCTGAATAATATTAACCTAGTAATTAATCAAGGAGAATATTGTGCCATCATGGGTCCTTCTGGTTCCGGTAAATCTACCGCCATGAATATTATTGGTTGTTTAGACCGCCCCAGTGGTGGTAATTATTATTTAGATGATGTGAATGTTGCTGATATGAATGATCAACAGTTGGCACAAATTCGCAATCTCAAATTGGGTTTTGTTTTTCAACAATTTCATTTATTAACTCAATTGACAGCTCTAGAAAACGTCATGCTACCCATGGTTTATGCTGGTGTTAAACCTGCAGAAAGAAAAGCCAGAGCTATAGAAGCTCTGATTAAAGTGGGTTTGGAAAAACGCCTGCACAATAAACCCAATCAACTATCGGGAGGACAACAACAACGAGTGGCGATCGCTCGCGCAATTGTCAATGCTCCAGTGGTACTTTTAGCAGATGAACCAACTGGTGCATTGGATTCTCGGACTACCCAAGAGGTGTTGGATATTTTTAGTGAGTTAAATAGTACGGGAATCACTGTAATTATGGTAACTCATGAAACGGAAGTAGCTAGTCAAACTAAACGTATTGTTTGGTTTCGGGATGGTGAAGTGGTTCATTCCCATCTCACACCCGAGGAACTACATCATTTGGTCAGCGGTTGA